In Rutidosis leptorrhynchoides isolate AG116_Rl617_1_P2 chromosome 2, CSIRO_AGI_Rlap_v1, whole genome shotgun sequence, one genomic interval encodes:
- the LOC139890502 gene encoding uncharacterized protein has translation MQNCNLLSIARCFNGCRDHTQVSGIGTRVWNLSDRPVELQIRVGSILKKVHKLKPGSSKRLKSKKIYKAYVPGGDGGSGIKGGGSGGGTRSFLYYYDETCHPYIWIHDTGGDYSRMVRQQYISLEDLRDCCEIKIFRDHLKGSISIRKKPRPDLC, from the coding sequence ATGCAAAATTGCAATCTTTTGTCGATCGCTAGGTGTTTCAATGGATGTCGAGATCACACTCAAGTTTCAGGGATTGGCACGAGGGTTTGGAACCTTAGTGATAGGCCCGTTGAGTTGCAAATAAGAGTGGGATCCATACTGAAAAAAGTTCATAAGCTCAAGCCTGGCTCGTCTAAAAGGTTGAAAAGCAAGAAGATTTACAAGGCTTATGTTCCTGGTGGTGATGGTGGTAGTGGCATCaaaggtggtggtagtggtggtggaacGAGAAGTTTTTTGTATTACTATGATGAAACATGTCATCCTTACATATGGATACATGATACTGGTGGTGATTATTCTAGAATGGTAAGACAACAATACATTAGCCTTGAAGATCTACGAGATTGTTGTGAGATTAAAATCTTTAGAGATCATCTAAAAGGCTCGATATCGATTAGAAAGAAGCCTAGGCCCGATCTTTGTTGA
- the LOC139894458 gene encoding putative aldehyde oxidase Art an 7: MAFLHHLLPLFLAFTVTYAGPNHGIGPRRSGKGHDHGGKKGHAIAMPGAGEIPTPGAGEIATPGAGDIATPRAGENPVPRGDIETNFKGSWAIDNPNVGVAAMQFQLMPNNKAVWFDTTSLGPSARELGPPGNCPKNAEMGGKPDCFAHAIAYDIETGQSRTIYMDGEPWCSSGNLWPNGDLVATGGTRGGYRSVRMLSMSDPKANFVEKKDVLADKRWYSSNQVLEDGSAVVAGGRNSFSYEIVPPNKLEFTPKKFKLPFLQETTVPKKPGPGMYIENNLYPFMFLIPDGNIFLFANDRGIIFHPHTGNVVRQFPKLPGGSRNYPPSGMAALLPLTVTPENIQAEVVICGGNVQEAYEKVDSKHTKERVFMPALKDCNRLILTDHSSTWVKEQDMPSGRCMGDLLHLPNADLLMINGAQKGVAGWENAIDPNFTPTLYQPNKPMGQRFKKLAPTNIARLYHSVAALIPDGKILVAGSNPHSKYLVKAEYPTELRVEKFSPHYLDPELDKVRPVIVPEASEKMLKYGKEFKIAVKFNEGQVMPQDVKVTMLYPPFTTHGFSMNQRLLILTLKTGNKDSIIAVAPPSGKIAPPGYYILFVNVRGVPGKGIWVHID, translated from the exons ATGGCTTTCCTCCACCACCTCCTCCCTCTATTTCTCGCATTTACAGTTACTTACGCTGGTCCAAACCACGGTATTGGTCCTAGAAGATCCGGTAAGGGGCATGACCATGGTGGCAAAAAAGGTCATGCAATTGCAATGCCCGGTGCCGGAGAAATTCCAACGCCCGGTGCCGGGGAAATTGCAACACCCGGTGCAGGAGACATTGCAACGCCCAGGGCAGGAGAAAATCCGGTGCCCAGAGGTGACATAGAGACTAATTTCAAAGGTTCATGGGCAATCGACAACCCGAATGTGGGTGTTGCTGCCATGCAATTTCAGTTGATGCCTAATAACAAGGCGGTGTGGTTTGATACAACGTCCCTTGGCCCGTCTGCCCGAGAACTTGGCCCGCCAGGAAACTGCCCAAAAAACGCTGAGATGGGCGGTAAACCCGATTGCTTTGCGCATGCCATTGCTTACGACATTGAAACTGGACAAAGTCGGACCATATAT ATGGACGGAGAACCATGGTGCTCGTCAGGAAACTTGTGGCCGAATGGCGACTTGGTGGCTACTGGAGGTACTAGAGGCGGTTACAGATCTGTCAGAATGTTGTCAATGAGTGACCCAAAAGCCAACTTTGTGGAGAAGAAAGATGTTCTTGCAGATAAAAGATG GTATTCAAGCAACCAAGTTCTAGAGGACGGAAGTGCGGTTGTAGCTGGTGGCCGCAACTCCTTCAGCTACGAAATAGTGCCACCAAATAAACTCGAATTTACACCAAAGAAATTCAAACTCCCTTTCCTTCAAGAAACCACAGTACCTAAAAAACCGGGACCCGGAATGTACATCGAAAACAATCTCTACCCATTCATGTTTCTCATTCCCGACGGCAACATTTTCCTCTTTGCCAATGACCGTGGCATCATTTTCCACCCACACACTGGCAACGTTGTCCGCCAATTTCCTAAACTCCCGGGCGGTTCTCGAAACTACCCACCTTCCGGCATGGCGGCCCTCCTCCCGTTAACCGTCACCCCAGAAAACATACAAGCAGAGGTTGTGATTTGCGGTGGAAATGTGCAGGAAGCTTATGAGAAAGTTGACAGCAAACATACTAAAGAGAGGGTTTTCATGCCAGCGCTCAAGGACTGTAACCGACTGATATTGACGGATCACAGTTCGACATGGGTCAAAGAACAAGATATGCCGTCAGGGAGATGTATGGGTGACCTTTTACACCTTCCTAACGCAGATCTTTTAATGATCAACGGTGCACAAAAAGGTGTTGCTGGTTGGGAAAACGCAATTGACCCGAATTTCACTCCTACATTATATCAACCAAATAAACCAATGGGTCAAAGATTTAAGAAACTGGCTCCAACCAACATTGCCAGATTGTACCATTCAGTAGCAGCATTGATACCAGATGGGAAGATTTTGGTAGCGGGAAGTAACCCACATTCGAAATACTTAGTTAAGGCAGAGTACCCAACGGAGCTTCGGGTGGAGAAATTTTCCCCTCATTATCTTGATCCCGAACTCGATAAAGTTCGTCCCGTGATCGTGCCAGAGGCCTCAGAAAAAATGCTCAAGTATGGGAAAGAATTCAAGATTGCAGTGAAGTTTAATGAGGGCCAAGTAATGCCTCAAGATGTGAAAGTAACAATGTTGTATCCTCCATTTACGACTCATGGTTTCTCGATGAATCAAAGATTGCTGATTTTGACATTGAAGACGGGGAATAAAGATTCGATCATCGCTGTGGCACCGCCATCTGGAAAGATTGCTCCTCCTGGATATTATATTCTATTTGTGAATGTCAGAGGGGTTCCCGGGAAAGGTATTTGGGTTCACATTGACTAA